One part of the Sphingobacterium sp. LZ7M1 genome encodes these proteins:
- a CDS encoding phosphoheptose isomerase has protein sequence MTYIDKSELFQEISSKLTNKGFKIESEDQNRPWGGFFVINEDQAQEFADAYFEGLNVQDLRISGKLSPKVLIVGPNKRLSWQYHHRRAEIWRVIRGEVGVVTSPTDEEHELKILKEGDSIRLSQGERHRLVGLGSYGVVAEIWQHTDSANPSDEDDIVRVQDDFGRGV, from the coding sequence ATGACATATATAGATAAAAGCGAATTATTTCAAGAGATTTCAAGTAAATTGACCAATAAGGGATTCAAGATTGAAAGCGAAGATCAGAATAGACCTTGGGGTGGATTTTTTGTGATCAACGAAGATCAGGCACAGGAATTTGCCGACGCTTATTTTGAAGGCCTAAACGTTCAAGACCTGAGAATATCTGGCAAATTAAGCCCAAAAGTTTTGATTGTAGGCCCTAACAAACGTTTATCATGGCAATATCACCACCGTAGAGCTGAAATTTGGCGTGTCATCCGTGGAGAAGTTGGTGTAGTAACCAGCCCTACTGATGAGGAACATGAACTAAAGATCTTAAAAGAAGGGGATTCCATCCGCCTTTCCCAAGGTGAAAGACATCGTCTTGTAGGATTGGGTTCCTACGGAGTCGTTGCTGAAATCTGGCAACATACCGACTCTGCCAATCCATCTGATGAAGATGATATCGTAAGAGTTCAAGATGACTTCGGAAGAGGGGTCTAA
- a CDS encoding helix-turn-helix domain-containing protein: MSQAFDTQNDIFSKAVAFVNQTQQPIFLTGKAGTGKTTFLKFIRENSYKKMAITAPTGVAAMNAGGTTLHALFWLPFGVFIEDYPLQWGDSDQFIYNKHRLFSTIKLTKNRRAILQELELLVIDEVSMVRADTLDAIDVILKSVRRDMRPFGGVQVLFIGDLYQLPPVVQDREWQVLRDYYSSVFFFDAKVFKQQPPVLIELQKIYRQQDDAYINILNKIRNNETTNADLDDLNTHYKPDFIAPEGEQYITLTSHNRLADQINQEKLESLDSKLHQIKSIIKDEFQNGLFPAEETLSLRVGAQVMFIKNDVGEERRYFNGKIGTVKDIQVEKHKIIVSFPNGEEDVEVKRETWENIRYSYNKGDDKIEEEVLGTFSQFPLRLAWAITIHKSQGLTFEKAIIDAGTSFAAGQVYVALSRLTGLEGLVLRSRVPSYAIRTDYQVVSFMKQMEAITDLEPILQESQKRYLGQILLQSFRWNSMCEEMESLIVEQEGKKIEGKDEAVEFLKDMLSKLKAQEVVANKFITQLYKMLGQVDLDYEKICERSKAAVSWFIPTFDKECLAPMEKHIEQWQVKKRTKKYISTLKSILLDFKRKHEQLKHSLTIAEALNKSSDELTEELLQWNKPKEDLAKEVEEKEKDTKQISLDMFMDGMDIEEIATKRDMVVGTIYGHLINFIGSDIEASDLIPDAELQNIVKVIKSHPDASATELRTLMDMKVDYPQIRIAQKYMEVAEK, translated from the coding sequence ATGTCACAAGCATTCGATACACAAAATGATATTTTTTCCAAGGCCGTCGCGTTCGTTAACCAGACTCAGCAACCCATATTTCTAACTGGGAAAGCAGGGACTGGAAAGACTACTTTTTTGAAGTTTATCCGAGAGAACAGCTACAAGAAAATGGCCATCACTGCGCCGACAGGTGTGGCTGCGATGAATGCTGGCGGGACAACACTTCATGCCCTGTTCTGGCTGCCATTCGGTGTGTTTATCGAAGATTATCCCTTGCAATGGGGAGATTCAGACCAATTTATTTACAACAAGCACAGGTTGTTTAGTACGATTAAATTAACCAAGAACCGTCGCGCCATCCTGCAAGAATTGGAACTGTTGGTAATTGATGAAGTTTCCATGGTCCGTGCGGATACCTTGGATGCAATTGATGTCATCCTGAAAAGTGTACGTCGAGATATGCGCCCATTTGGAGGCGTTCAGGTCCTTTTTATTGGGGATCTGTACCAATTGCCGCCCGTGGTCCAAGATCGCGAATGGCAGGTCCTTCGGGATTATTATTCCAGTGTGTTTTTCTTTGATGCCAAAGTTTTCAAGCAGCAGCCACCGGTACTGATTGAACTTCAGAAAATCTATAGACAACAGGATGATGCTTACATCAATATCTTGAATAAAATCAGGAATAATGAGACTACAAATGCCGATCTCGATGACTTGAATACCCATTACAAACCGGATTTTATCGCCCCAGAAGGGGAACAATATATTACCTTGACCTCACATAATAGACTTGCGGACCAGATCAACCAAGAGAAGCTGGAAAGCTTGGACAGCAAGCTGCATCAGATTAAGTCCATTATCAAGGATGAATTTCAGAATGGACTGTTTCCAGCAGAGGAGACCTTGAGCCTGAGGGTCGGTGCACAGGTGATGTTTATCAAGAATGATGTAGGTGAGGAACGCCGTTATTTCAATGGAAAGATCGGTACGGTGAAGGATATTCAAGTTGAAAAGCATAAGATCATAGTTTCCTTTCCGAATGGGGAAGAGGATGTGGAAGTCAAACGAGAAACTTGGGAGAATATCCGCTATTCCTATAACAAAGGGGATGACAAGATCGAAGAGGAGGTATTGGGTACATTCTCTCAATTTCCTTTGCGATTGGCATGGGCCATTACCATCCATAAGAGCCAAGGTTTGACCTTTGAAAAGGCAATCATTGATGCAGGGACTTCCTTTGCAGCTGGACAGGTCTATGTAGCCCTGAGCAGGTTGACTGGCTTGGAAGGTTTGGTATTGCGTTCCAGGGTTCCTTCCTATGCCATCCGTACGGATTATCAGGTGGTCAGCTTTATGAAACAGATGGAGGCCATCACCGATTTAGAACCGATCCTACAGGAATCCCAAAAAAGATATCTCGGTCAGATCTTATTGCAGAGTTTCCGCTGGAACAGTATGTGTGAAGAAATGGAATCCCTGATCGTGGAGCAAGAAGGGAAGAAAATTGAGGGTAAAGATGAGGCCGTTGAATTCCTGAAGGACATGCTGTCAAAATTAAAGGCACAGGAAGTGGTGGCCAACAAATTTATCACCCAACTGTACAAAATGCTGGGTCAGGTAGACCTTGACTATGAAAAGATCTGCGAGCGATCAAAAGCGGCGGTCAGCTGGTTTATTCCCACATTTGATAAGGAATGTTTAGCGCCAATGGAGAAGCATATTGAGCAATGGCAGGTTAAGAAAAGGACCAAGAAATATATTTCTACCCTAAAGAGTATTTTGTTGGATTTCAAGAGAAAGCATGAGCAGCTCAAACATAGCCTAACTATTGCGGAAGCCCTAAATAAGTCCTCGGATGAACTGACAGAGGAGTTGCTGCAATGGAACAAGCCTAAGGAGGATCTGGCGAAGGAAGTAGAAGAAAAGGAGAAGGATACCAAACAGATTTCCCTGGATATGTTTATGGATGGGATGGATATTGAAGAGATTGCTACGAAACGCGATATGGTGGTAGGAACCATCTATGGTCATCTGATCAATTTTATAGGTTCCGATATTGAAGCATCAGATTTGATTCCGGATGCCGAGCTGCAAAACATTGTCAAGGTCATCAAGTCACATCCAGATGCTTCAGCGACCGAGCTAAGAACCTTGATGGACATGAAAGTAGATTACCCACAGATCAGGATTGCCCAAAAGTATATGGAAGTAGCTGAGAAGTAA
- a CDS encoding AtpZ/AtpI family protein produces MKESKSNKKVNKWLVFTSMPFQMGVTIYVFYWLGTWLDEKYAVEGEWWMKGLTMFGVGLSLYQFIKQVNYINRNE; encoded by the coding sequence TTGAAGGAAAGCAAGTCAAATAAGAAGGTCAACAAATGGTTGGTATTTACCTCCATGCCCTTTCAAATGGGGGTGACCATCTATGTGTTCTACTGGTTAGGGACTTGGCTGGACGAAAAATATGCGGTAGAAGGGGAGTGGTGGATGAAGGGATTGACGATGTTTGGCGTCGGACTTTCCCTATATCAATTTATTAAACAAGTAAATTATATCAATAGAAATGAATAG
- the atpB gene encoding F0F1 ATP synthase subunit A: protein MVSLKKVLLLFAVILFTVNPFRSVAEEGHTHGETSSSEEINAHIQHHLKDDYYFNFFTDSKTGKNYGFPLPVILIDGGLKVFSSGEFEHGDKVVEKDGQFYKLYHGKIYKTDAAGTITYDDKHHPTNAKPWDFSITKNVLGLMLAALLLFIGFTSLAKTYKNGSNVVPKGIGRALEPLVLYVRDEMAIPNIGHRYKEFMPYLLSVFFLIFLLNLLGLTPLGVNVTGNISVTLCLALFTFFITNFKANKDYWKHIFWMPGVPVPFKFVLAPIEVLGLFTKPFSLMVRLFANITAGHTVVMGLIAVVYLLQHQLTVVGSVSVSLILTLLLFFLELLVAFLQAFIFTMLSSLFIGMAVEEHSHH, encoded by the coding sequence ATGGTGAGTCTTAAGAAAGTACTTTTATTATTTGCAGTAATTTTGTTTACTGTTAATCCATTCCGCTCAGTTGCTGAAGAAGGGCATACACATGGTGAAACTTCTAGTTCTGAGGAAATTAACGCTCATATTCAACACCACTTAAAGGATGATTACTATTTCAATTTCTTTACTGATTCTAAAACAGGAAAGAATTATGGCTTCCCTTTACCAGTTATCTTGATTGATGGTGGTCTGAAGGTTTTTTCTTCCGGTGAGTTCGAGCATGGCGATAAAGTAGTAGAAAAAGACGGTCAATTTTACAAATTGTACCATGGCAAAATCTACAAGACAGATGCTGCAGGTACGATTACATACGATGACAAACATCACCCAACAAATGCAAAACCTTGGGACTTCTCGATTACCAAGAATGTTTTAGGTTTGATGTTGGCTGCTTTGTTGTTGTTCATTGGATTTACAAGTTTAGCTAAAACATATAAAAACGGTTCAAACGTGGTCCCTAAAGGAATTGGACGTGCATTGGAGCCATTGGTTCTATACGTGAGAGATGAGATGGCGATCCCTAACATCGGGCATCGTTACAAAGAATTCATGCCATATTTGTTGTCTGTATTCTTCTTGATCTTTTTATTGAACTTATTAGGGCTAACTCCACTAGGGGTAAACGTAACTGGAAATATCTCTGTTACATTGTGTTTAGCCCTGTTTACATTTTTCATTACGAATTTTAAAGCAAACAAAGATTACTGGAAACATATTTTCTGGATGCCAGGAGTACCGGTTCCTTTCAAATTTGTTTTAGCGCCAATCGAAGTATTAGGTTTGTTTACTAAGCCTTTCTCCTTGATGGTTCGTTTGTTTGCAAACATTACAGCTGGTCACACCGTTGTAATGGGTCTGATTGCTGTTGTGTATTTGTTGCAACATCAGTTGACTGTTGTAGGTTCAGTGAGTGTATCCTTAATTCTAACGTTGTTATTATTCTTCTTGGAATTATTGGTAGCATTCTTACAAGCGTTTATCTTTACGATGTTGTCATCCTTATTTATCGGTATGGCAGTGGAAGAGCATTCGCATCATTAA
- the atpE gene encoding ATP synthase F0 subunit C: MIPNLVGAGLIVIGAGLGLGKIGGSAMEAIARQPEAASKIQTAMIIIGALLEGLAFGALLLGK, encoded by the coding sequence ATGATTCCAAATTTAGTAGGAGCAGGTTTGATCGTTATCGGAGCTGGTTTAGGTTTAGGTAAAATCGGTGGTTCAGCAATGGAAGCTATCGCTCGTCAACCAGAAGCAGCATCTAAAATTCAAACAGCGATGATCATCATCGGTGCCTTATTGGAAGGTTTAGCATTCGGTGCTCTTCTATTAGGTAAATAA
- a CDS encoding F0F1 ATP synthase subunit B gives MDALIHDFSFGLFFWQLIILLIVIFLLGKYAWKPIVNALEEREKGITDALASAEKAKLEMARLTNENENLLKKAREERDVILKEAKVLKDKIVAEAKDAAQVEGGKLIEQAKREIEDQKLKALAEVKNQVSTLSLEIARKVLTKEFEDQGKQEALVADLMKDVKLN, from the coding sequence ATGGACGCTTTAATTCATGATTTTTCATTCGGGTTATTTTTCTGGCAATTGATCATCCTTTTGATCGTCATCTTTTTGTTAGGGAAATATGCTTGGAAACCGATTGTAAATGCTTTAGAGGAACGCGAAAAAGGCATTACCGATGCTTTAGCTTCTGCAGAAAAGGCGAAATTGGAAATGGCACGTTTGACCAATGAGAACGAGAATTTGTTAAAAAAGGCTCGTGAAGAGCGTGATGTTATCTTGAAAGAAGCAAAAGTATTGAAGGATAAGATCGTGGCAGAGGCAAAAGATGCAGCTCAAGTAGAAGGTGGTAAATTGATCGAGCAAGCTAAACGCGAGATTGAAGACCAAAAATTAAAAGCTTTAGCTGAGGTTAAGAACCAAGTTTCTACCTTATCTTTAGAGATTGCGCGCAAAGTATTAACGAAAGAATTCGAGGACCAAGGAAAGCAAGAAGCTTTAGTAGCTGACTTGATGAAAGATGTTAAATTAAACTAA
- the atpH gene encoding ATP synthase F1 subunit delta, translating to MSVFKVASRYAKSLIDLSVEQESLDGVKADIEGVIAIIKSNTELQAVLNNPIIKTDKKLAILKALFQGKIRPEILEFFNIMVRKGRAELVYATALEFVREYNEVKGIVHAEVVSASPLSEANLQALKEQIAAQINAEVILANKVDKSLIGGFVVKVGDKQIDASIQGKLNKLERHFENQGV from the coding sequence ATGTCAGTTTTCAAAGTAGCTTCAAGATATGCCAAGTCATTAATCGACTTGTCGGTAGAGCAGGAGAGTCTGGATGGGGTTAAGGCGGATATCGAAGGAGTTATTGCCATAATCAAATCTAACACGGAATTGCAAGCAGTTTTAAACAATCCGATCATTAAGACGGACAAGAAACTTGCGATCTTGAAGGCTTTATTTCAAGGTAAAATCAGACCGGAGATATTGGAGTTCTTCAATATCATGGTTAGAAAAGGCCGTGCAGAATTAGTTTATGCGACAGCCTTAGAGTTTGTTCGTGAATACAACGAGGTTAAAGGTATCGTTCATGCAGAAGTTGTTTCGGCCAGTCCTTTATCGGAGGCCAACCTACAGGCATTAAAAGAGCAGATTGCTGCTCAGATCAACGCCGAGGTCATCTTAGCTAACAAAGTAGACAAATCATTGATCGGTGGCTTTGTGGTGAAGGTTGGAGACAAGCAGATTGATGCAAGTATTCAAGGCAAGCTTAATAAATTAGAGAGACATTTCGAGAACCAAGGAGTTTAA
- the atpA gene encoding F0F1 ATP synthase subunit alpha: protein MIEVRPDEVSAILREQLSGFKSAADLEEVGTVLQVGDGIARIYGLTKVQSGELVEFANGLQGIVMNLEEDNVGVVLLGPSDEIKEGDTIKRTNRIASIKVGEGMLGRVVNTLGQPIDGKGPITGETFEMPIERKAPGVIYRQPVTEPLQTGLKAIDAMIPIGRGQRELVIGDRQTGKTAVCIDTILNQKEFYEAGQPVFCIYVAVGQKNSTVANIVRTLEEKGAMPYTVIVSASAADPAPMQFYAPMAGAAIGEYFRDTGRPALIVYDDLSKQAVAYREVSLLLKRPPGREAYPGDVFYLHSRLLERAAKINSSDEIARNMNDLPASLKDKVKGGGSLTALPIIETQAGDVSAYIPTNVISITDGQIFLESNLFNAGIRPAINVGISVSRVGGNAQIKSMKKVAGTLKLDQAQYRELEAFAKFGSDLDAATKAVLDKGIRNVEILKQGQYSPVSVEKQVAIIYAGTKGLLRNVPVNKVREFEEEFLTQLEQRHPEVLSALKAGKFSDELTDVLEKVAKELASKY from the coding sequence ATGATAGAGGTAAGACCAGATGAAGTTTCGGCAATTCTAAGAGAGCAATTGTCAGGCTTTAAGTCAGCAGCCGATTTAGAAGAAGTGGGTACCGTATTGCAAGTAGGTGACGGTATTGCGCGTATTTACGGCTTAACAAAAGTTCAATCAGGAGAGTTGGTTGAGTTTGCGAATGGACTACAAGGTATTGTGATGAACTTAGAAGAAGACAACGTAGGTGTTGTACTTTTAGGTCCATCGGATGAAATTAAAGAAGGTGATACTATCAAACGTACTAACCGTATCGCATCTATTAAAGTAGGTGAAGGTATGTTAGGCCGTGTGGTAAATACATTAGGTCAGCCTATCGATGGTAAAGGCCCAATTACTGGAGAGACTTTCGAAATGCCAATCGAGCGTAAAGCTCCTGGGGTTATCTACCGTCAACCAGTAACTGAACCATTACAGACTGGTCTTAAAGCGATCGATGCCATGATCCCAATCGGACGTGGACAGCGTGAGCTTGTGATTGGTGACCGTCAAACTGGTAAGACTGCCGTTTGTATCGACACCATTTTGAATCAAAAAGAATTTTACGAAGCTGGTCAACCAGTATTCTGTATATATGTTGCGGTAGGACAAAAGAACTCTACAGTAGCGAACATCGTTCGTACATTAGAGGAAAAAGGTGCTATGCCATACACAGTGATCGTATCTGCATCAGCTGCGGATCCTGCTCCAATGCAGTTCTACGCGCCAATGGCGGGTGCTGCTATCGGTGAATACTTCCGTGATACAGGTCGTCCGGCATTGATCGTTTATGATGACTTGTCTAAACAAGCGGTTGCTTACCGTGAAGTGTCATTATTATTGAAACGTCCTCCAGGCCGTGAGGCATATCCAGGAGACGTATTCTACCTTCACTCTCGTCTATTAGAGCGTGCTGCGAAGATCAATAGTTCTGATGAGATCGCTCGTAACATGAACGACCTTCCTGCATCATTGAAAGACAAAGTGAAAGGTGGTGGTTCATTAACAGCACTTCCGATCATTGAAACTCAAGCGGGTGACGTATCTGCATATATCCCTACCAACGTAATTTCCATCACAGATGGTCAGATCTTCTTGGAGTCGAACTTGTTCAACGCAGGTATCCGCCCAGCGATCAACGTAGGTATCTCGGTATCACGTGTAGGTGGTAATGCGCAGATCAAATCAATGAAGAAAGTTGCTGGTACCTTGAAATTAGATCAAGCGCAGTACCGTGAATTGGAAGCTTTCGCGAAATTCGGTTCTGACTTAGATGCGGCTACAAAAGCGGTATTGGACAAAGGTATCCGTAACGTGGAAATCTTGAAACAAGGTCAGTATTCACCAGTTTCAGTAGAGAAACAAGTTGCTATTATCTACGCAGGTACAAAAGGTTTACTACGTAACGTTCCTGTAAACAAAGTGAGAGAATTCGAAGAAGAATTCTTGACTCAACTAGAGCAACGTCATCCAGAAGTATTGTCAGCACTTAAAGCTGGTAAGTTCTCTGATGAATTAACTGATGTATTAGAAAAAGTAGCTAAGGAATTAGCTTCAAAATATTAA
- the atpG gene encoding ATP synthase F1 subunit gamma, whose product MANLKEVRNRITSVSSTQQITKAMKMVSAAKLKRATNAIIQLRPYATKLREILAQVSASVEGNNSPFTQDRIPTKVLIIVVTSNRGLAGAFNANAIKTANNLIATKYADQFARGDVSIIAIGKRGQDFFSKRDFKVIGNNNELFNNLDFENVSKITEYVMEQFKEGNIDRVEVVYNQFRNAAVQILTSEQILPLLPENKEEDNVAELDYIIEPSKEKIIEELIPKAIKIQLYKAVLDSHASEHGARMTAMDKATENAGDLLRQLKLSYNQARQAAITTELTEIVSGAAALSNG is encoded by the coding sequence ATGGCAAACTTAAAAGAAGTTAGAAATCGTATTACCTCCGTATCTTCTACGCAACAGATTACCAAAGCGATGAAAATGGTATCTGCAGCGAAGTTGAAACGTGCAACCAATGCTATCATCCAATTGCGTCCGTATGCGACAAAATTGAGGGAGATCTTGGCTCAGGTTTCAGCCTCCGTAGAAGGTAATAATTCGCCATTCACGCAAGATCGTATCCCTACGAAGGTATTGATCATCGTGGTGACCTCAAACAGAGGTTTAGCGGGAGCTTTCAATGCTAATGCCATTAAAACTGCCAATAATTTGATTGCAACGAAATATGCAGATCAATTCGCAAGAGGAGATGTCAGTATTATCGCAATCGGAAAAAGAGGTCAGGATTTCTTCAGCAAACGTGATTTCAAGGTAATCGGTAATAACAACGAATTGTTCAACAATTTGGATTTCGAAAATGTTTCGAAAATTACGGAGTACGTGATGGAACAGTTTAAAGAAGGAAACATCGACCGCGTAGAGGTGGTATATAACCAGTTCCGTAATGCAGCCGTTCAAATCTTGACATCAGAGCAGATTTTACCTCTTTTGCCTGAGAATAAAGAAGAGGACAATGTTGCTGAATTGGATTATATCATCGAGCCTTCAAAAGAAAAAATCATTGAAGAGCTTATTCCTAAAGCAATCAAGATTCAGTTATACAAAGCAGTACTGGATTCACATGCGTCTGAGCATGGTGCCCGTATGACTGCGATGGATAAAGCAACAGAAAACGCAGGAGACTTGTTACGCCAATTGAAACTGTCGTACAACCAAGCGCGTCAAGCAGCAATTACAACAGAGTTGACAGAGATCGTTTCTGGTGCTGCAGCCCTTTCAAATGGCTAA
- a CDS encoding sterol desaturase family protein, translating to MAKKLYVSNSTESSRMFKNDFLESLTKVHYSVPLIFWIPVKIFFIWRALVPGGLSVGTVVMYYIFGLLFWTLAEYVLHRWVFHYEPSSKFGKRVHFIFHGVHHDYPKDRLRLVMPLSASIPMAAIIYFIFSFFFSPYTLAAFFSGFLLGYLIYDECHYAMHHANFKSGLFKRIKDHHMLHHYSEPEKGFGVSSAIWDVIFGSGFSKKKAAQTDKKKANELKEVQQQQLN from the coding sequence ATGGCAAAGAAATTATATGTTTCCAATTCGACAGAGTCTTCGAGAATGTTCAAGAATGATTTTCTTGAATCGTTGACCAAGGTACATTATTCTGTTCCATTGATATTTTGGATTCCTGTTAAGATCTTTTTTATTTGGAGGGCATTGGTCCCTGGGGGATTGTCAGTTGGTACTGTTGTGATGTACTATATCTTTGGTCTGTTGTTTTGGACTTTGGCGGAATATGTGTTGCATAGATGGGTTTTCCATTATGAACCGAGTTCAAAATTCGGTAAAAGAGTGCATTTTATTTTCCATGGGGTACACCATGACTATCCTAAGGATCGCTTGCGATTGGTTATGCCACTTTCTGCAAGTATCCCAATGGCAGCAATCATCTATTTTATCTTTAGCTTTTTCTTTTCGCCCTATACCTTAGCGGCATTCTTCTCGGGGTTCTTATTGGGTTACCTGATCTATGATGAATGCCATTATGCGATGCATCATGCTAATTTTAAATCAGGCTTGTTTAAAAGGATTAAGGATCACCACATGTTGCACCATTACTCGGAACCTGAAAAAGGTTTTGGGGTTAGTTCAGCGATCTGGGATGTAATCTTCGGTTCTGGATTTAGCAAAAAGAAAGCTGCCCAAACAG